A single Methanocaldococcus bathoardescens DNA region contains:
- a CDS encoding IS6 family transposase, translated as MKLAIDVIKERIEEKKLFKRNRKSIEVKILAGLLYYLGLSLRKTSLFLSQFESISHESVRVYYHKIKEVLNKPEKTVRRLIAIDETKLKVGDKNIYVWSAIDVESKECLGVYISKTRNYLDTILFVRGILKFCSNKPKILVDGGRWYPWALQKLGLKFERVRFGLRNCVESFFSLLKRRTKAFFNRFPNNSKFDTVISWIKSFMMFYNWILSIT; from the coding sequence ATGAAGCTCGCAATAGATGTAATAAAGGAGAGAATCGAAGAGAAGAAGCTTTTTAAGAGGAATAGGAAGTCGATAGAAGTTAAAATCTTAGCAGGGCTTTTATACTACCTCGGGTTATCGTTGAGGAAGACGAGTTTATTTCTCTCCCAATTCGAAAGTATAAGCCACGAGTCAGTTAGAGTTTATTATCACAAGATTAAAGAGGTTTTAAACAAGCCTGAGAAGACTGTAAGAAGGTTAATTGCAATCGACGAGACTAAACTAAAGGTCGGAGATAAGAATATTTACGTATGGTCTGCTATTGACGTTGAATCGAAGGAATGCTTGGGAGTTTATATATCAAAAACAAGAAATTACCTCGATACTATATTATTCGTTAGGGGTATATTAAAATTTTGCTCGAATAAGCCTAAAATTTTGGTTGATGGTGGGAGATGGTATCCGTGGGCGTTGCAGAAGTTGGGCTTAAAATTTGAAAGAGTCCGATTCGGACTGAGAAATTGTGTAGAAAGCTTCTTCTCACTGCTTAAACGAAGAACAAAAGCATTCTTTAATAGATTCCCTAATAATAGTAAGTTCGATACGGTTATTAGTTGGATAAAGAGCTTCATGATGTTCTACAATTGGATACTATCAATAACTTGA
- a CDS encoding aspartate dehydrogenase, with the protein MFKIGIVGCGAIGSFISKKVVDGTIKNTKVVAIYDRNLNKAESLSELTGAKICSSIDDLVKEDLDLVIECASIKAVEDVAEKSLRNKKDVLIMSVGALADKELFLKLQNLAKSVGRKIYLPSGAIGGLDAIKAMRLGKINEVILKTTKPVNALEDALKNLGYNLKDIKNPVVVFEGDVFEAIKDFPMNINVSVTLSIAAEFPAKVMIIADPKAKLNKHEILVKSSIGTLKVCIENVPFEENPKTSALAAYSAVRLIRDLAEPVKVGT; encoded by the coding sequence ATGTTTAAAATTGGTATTGTTGGTTGTGGAGCTATTGGTAGTTTTATTTCAAAAAAAGTAGTAGATGGCACTATAAAAAATACTAAGGTAGTTGCCATCTATGATAGAAATTTAAATAAAGCAGAATCACTTTCAGAATTGACCGGGGCTAAAATATGTAGTAGTATTGATGATTTAGTTAAAGAAGATTTAGATTTGGTTATTGAGTGTGCTTCAATAAAAGCAGTTGAAGACGTTGCTGAAAAATCTCTAAGAAATAAAAAAGATGTCTTAATAATGAGTGTTGGTGCATTGGCAGATAAAGAGTTGTTTTTAAAACTTCAAAATTTAGCTAAAAGTGTAGGAAGAAAAATTTATCTTCCATCTGGAGCTATTGGTGGCTTAGATGCTATAAAAGCTATGAGATTGGGTAAAATAAATGAAGTTATTTTAAAAACCACAAAGCCTGTCAATGCCTTAGAAGATGCTTTAAAAAATCTTGGCTATAATCTAAAAGATATAAAAAATCCTGTTGTAGTTTTTGAAGGAGATGTTTTTGAAGCAATAAAGGACTTTCCAATGAATATAAACGTCTCAGTAACGTTATCAATAGCCGCAGAATTTCCGGCAAAAGTTATGATTATTGCAGACCCAAAAGCAAAGTTAAATAAACATGAGATATTGGTTAAAAGCTCTATAGGAACATTGAAAGTTTGTATTGAAAATGTTCCATTTGAAGAAAATCCAAAAACATCTGCATTAGCGGCATATTCTGCTGTTAGATTAATTAGAGATTTAGCAGAGCCAGTAAAAGTTGGAACGTAA
- a CDS encoding bifunctional NADP phosphatase/NAD kinase yields MEGFKIAMKVIDEIDKKIKPLIGWEKADEVVKIGADGTPTKRIDIIAENIALNILEKFGGGILISEEIGLKVVGKDLEHIFILDPIDGTYNALKAIPIYSTSIAVAKIKSEDKKLIRENINNLEWIKNFIANNYTIDDLYIGIVKNLATGDLYYAIKGEGSFLEKDGEKIGIEAKDTKDLKEASVGLFVYGLSNDLLEFLKERKVRRVRLFGSMALEMCYVVSGALDAYINVNENSRLCDIAGAYVICKEGNAIITNKNGKPLNMKLHLMERTSLIISNKYLHKKLIALFGNKWAIKPAKFGIVVREDKEDAINLAVEICKYLRDKNIPYCVENFLKNKVGGEPFDISTISHIIAIGGDGTILRASRLVNGETIPIIAVNMGKLGFLAEFYKDEVFRIIDKVIYGEYEIEKRSKLSCKIIKDDKVIKTPSALNEMVVITKNPAKILEFDVYVNDTLVENVRADGIIISTPTGSTAYSLSAGGPIVEPNVDCFIISPICPFKLSSRPLVVSGSNKIKLKLKLEKPALLVIDGSVEYEVGKDDELIFEKSDSYAYFVKGQSFYDKLNRCFGVK; encoded by the coding sequence ATGGAAGGATTTAAAATTGCAATGAAAGTTATTGATGAAATTGATAAAAAGATAAAACCTCTAATTGGTTGGGAAAAGGCAGATGAAGTAGTTAAAATAGGTGCAGATGGAACACCAACGAAAAGAATAGATATAATTGCTGAAAATATCGCTTTAAATATATTAGAAAAGTTTGGTGGGGGAATTTTAATAAGTGAAGAGATTGGTTTAAAAGTTGTAGGTAAAGATTTGGAACATATATTTATTTTAGACCCTATAGATGGAACATACAATGCTTTAAAAGCTATACCAATATATTCTACCTCAATAGCTGTAGCAAAAATTAAAAGTGAAGATAAAAAGCTAATTAGAGAAAATATTAATAATTTAGAATGGATTAAAAATTTTATAGCCAATAATTACACAATAGATGATTTGTATATTGGGATTGTGAAAAACTTAGCTACTGGAGATTTGTATTATGCTATTAAAGGGGAGGGGAGTTTCTTAGAAAAAGATGGGGAAAAGATTGGGATAGAAGCAAAAGACACAAAAGATTTAAAAGAAGCATCTGTTGGATTGTTTGTTTATGGACTGTCTAATGATTTGTTAGAATTTTTAAAGGAAAGAAAAGTTAGAAGGGTTAGGTTATTTGGCTCTATGGCTTTGGAAATGTGTTATGTTGTCAGTGGGGCTTTAGATGCTTACATAAATGTGAATGAAAACTCTCGACTCTGCGATATAGCTGGGGCTTATGTTATTTGTAAAGAAGGAAATGCAATAATAACAAATAAAAATGGAAAGCCATTAAATATGAAATTACATTTAATGGAAAGAACTTCTTTAATTATTAGTAATAAATATTTACACAAAAAACTTATAGCTTTATTTGGAAATAAATGGGCAATAAAGCCAGCAAAATTTGGAATAGTTGTTAGAGAGGATAAAGAAGATGCCATTAACTTAGCCGTAGAGATTTGTAAATATCTAAGAGATAAAAATATTCCCTACTGTGTTGAAAACTTTTTGAAAAATAAAGTTGGAGGAGAGCCATTTGATATTTCAACAATCTCTCATATTATTGCAATTGGTGGAGATGGAACAATACTTAGAGCTTCAAGATTAGTTAATGGGGAAACAATACCAATAATAGCGGTGAATATGGGAAAATTAGGATTTTTAGCTGAGTTTTATAAAGATGAGGTTTTTAGAATAATTGATAAGGTAATTTATGGTGAATACGAGATAGAAAAAAGAAGTAAATTATCTTGCAAAATAATAAAAGATGATAAAGTTATAAAAACACCATCTGCCTTAAATGAAATGGTTGTTATTACAAAAAATCCTGCAAAAATTTTAGAATTTGATGTATATGTTAATGATACTCTTGTTGAAAATGTTAGAGCTGACGGGATAATTATTTCAACACCTACTGGTTCAACAGCCTATTCTTTAAGTGCTGGAGGACCTATAGTTGAGCCAAATGTTGATTGCTTTATAATATCTCCAATATGTCCATTTAAATTATCTTCAAGACCTTTAGTAGTTTCTGGTTCAAATAAAATTAAGTTAAAACTTAAATTGGAAAAACCAGCTTTATTAGTAATTGATGGGAGCGTTGAATATGAAGTTGGAAAGGATGATGAGCTAATCTTTGAAAAATCTGATAGTTATGCTTATTTTGTAAAAGGACAGAGTTTCTATGATAAGTTGAATAGATGCTTTGGTGTAAAGTGA
- a CDS encoding PRC-barrel domain-containing protein: MAIRVSDILDKPIYTTTAIYVGKVYDVMLDLNKGVISGLIVSDIQNGCLKEYVTDPTKKVVLPFHLITAIGNIILVKPPADSGYGFLKK, translated from the coding sequence ATGGCAATTAGGGTTAGTGACATTTTAGATAAACCAATATACACAACAACAGCAATATACGTTGGGAAGGTTTATGATGTGATGCTCGATTTGAATAAAGGAGTTATTAGTGGTTTAATTGTCTCAGATATTCAAAATGGATGTTTAAAGGAATATGTTACCGACCCTACTAAGAAAGTTGTTTTACCATTTCATCTAATTACTGCAATTGGGAATATAATATTGGTTAAACCTCCTGCAGATTCTGGTTATGGATTTTTAAAGAAATAG
- a CDS encoding indole-3-glycerol-phosphate synthase: MKVLDEIVTNRKKLIEIEKRKDILKDLRNFIDELNIDIEKKKKLKLSKAIKKAKETKNPIITEIKPSSPSKGNIRKINLEDVKNIAKEMMEGGATALSILTEPKYFNGSYKNLIVARDVDIPILMKDFIIDFYQIDIASEIGANAVLLIVSTLGEDIGEFLDYAKENDLECLVETHSEDEIDIALDAGAKIIGINNRDLKTLKIDLSTTEKLAPLIPKNKIKVGESGIYTKEQLNYILKFTDAALIGSSIMESESIKDKVRELAMR, from the coding sequence ATGAAAGTTTTAGATGAGATTGTTACAAATAGAAAAAAATTGATTGAAATAGAGAAAAGAAAAGATATACTCAAAGATTTAAGAAATTTTATTGATGAATTAAATATAGATATAGAAAAAAAGAAAAAATTAAAATTATCTAAAGCTATAAAAAAAGCTAAAGAAACAAAAAATCCAATAATCACTGAAATTAAACCGTCATCACCTTCAAAAGGAAACATTAGAAAAATAAATCTTGAAGATGTCAAAAATATAGCTAAAGAAATGATGGAAGGTGGAGCAACCGCTTTATCTATCCTAACAGAGCCAAAATACTTTAATGGAAGCTATAAAAATCTGATTGTTGCAAGAGATGTTGATATCCCCATATTGATGAAAGATTTTATTATTGATTTTTATCAGATTGATATAGCAAGTGAGATTGGAGCAAATGCAGTTTTATTAATTGTCTCCACACTTGGAGAAGATATTGGAGAGTTTTTAGATTATGCCAAAGAAAATGATTTGGAATGCTTAGTTGAAACACATAGCGAAGATGAGATAGATATAGCTTTAGATGCTGGAGCTAAGATTATTGGCATAAATAACAGAGATTTAAAAACTTTAAAAATAGATTTATCTACAACTGAGAAATTAGCCCCATTAATTCCAAAAAATAAAATAAAGGTTGGAGAGAGTGGGATTTATACAAAGGAGCAGTTAAATTATATTTTAAAATTCACTGATGCCGCTTTAATTGGTTCATCAATAATGGAAAGTGAAAGCATAAAAGATAAAGTTAGGGAACTTGCAATGAGATAA
- the mmp11 gene encoding methanogenesis marker protein 11 produces the protein MSVNYKSVIAMVDDALNLVEIVEEHPCPNGSEWVIYQYQRTSPLILSAWREGNKHHFVTKIGKEKLNLVPSLSAAGIEEVYIENNRVHIVYAGLAGGGVGTELRKGAKNVLEVNILEKGGGSKLGRAEVVTPKMEKVIVGIDDTDTKEEGATWVLAHEIGLEVEKNNLGYYLDHTIVQLYPGNPNKTQNCVSIALSFAVYPEYKYKLDKFIKKLLEERSLSDETAMAVYYGLFPSKSMKLFALKAKKEMVKIEEAKSIALRNNIKIIPINGEGGIIGAVAALGLAEHHSLAPKLCEDIK, from the coding sequence ATGTCAGTAAATTATAAGAGTGTTATTGCTATGGTTGATGATGCTCTAAACCTCGTTGAGATAGTTGAAGAACATCCCTGCCCAAATGGTAGTGAGTGGGTTATCTATCAATATCAAAGAACTTCACCTCTAATATTATCAGCATGGAGAGAAGGGAATAAACACCACTTCGTAACAAAAATTGGTAAAGAGAAATTAAATTTAGTTCCTTCACTATCAGCAGCAGGAATTGAAGAAGTATATATAGAAAATAATAGAGTTCATATTGTCTATGCAGGATTAGCTGGAGGAGGAGTAGGAACTGAGCTAAGGAAGGGAGCTAAAAACGTCCTTGAAGTAAATATTTTAGAGAAAGGAGGAGGTTCAAAACTTGGGAGAGCAGAGGTTGTGACTCCAAAAATGGAAAAGGTTATTGTTGGTATTGATGATACAGATACAAAAGAAGAAGGGGCTACCTGGGTTTTAGCACATGAAATTGGTTTAGAAGTTGAGAAAAATAACTTAGGTTACTATTTAGACCACACAATTGTTCAACTTTATCCTGGAAATCCAAATAAAACTCAGAATTGTGTTTCTATTGCTCTAAGTTTTGCTGTTTATCCAGAATATAAATACAAATTAGACAAATTCATTAAAAAATTGTTAGAAGAAAGAAGCTTATCAGATGAGACAGCAATGGCAGTTTATTATGGGTTATTCCCATCAAAAAGTATGAAATTGTTTGCTTTGAAAGCTAAAAAAGAAATGGTTAAAATAGAGGAAGCAAAATCTATAGCTTTAAGAAATAACATAAAAATAATCCCAATTAATGGAGAAGGCGGAATTATAGGGGCAGTTGCTGCTTTAGGTTTAGCGGAGCATCACTCATTAGCTCCAAAACTATGTGAGGATATTAAATAG
- a CDS encoding Era-like GTP-binding protein: MENREFKIAIIGPENAGKSSIMNALFGKYVSLVSEVGGTTKMPIKRYWGKLKIGRIKEEPEFVNLVFVDLGGLYTTTDKQSPIMTPKVLEKTFEEINDSDMIIHVIDGSVGLLRSFEKLHHLLKFRYQKPIIVVINKCDLLNDSDKENLKNYVERRIKNTPIFVSAKTFEGIPELLEIIIKYLKR, translated from the coding sequence ATGGAAAATAGAGAGTTTAAAATAGCCATTATTGGTCCTGAAAATGCTGGAAAATCATCAATAATGAATGCATTATTTGGAAAATATGTTTCATTAGTTTCTGAAGTTGGAGGAACCACAAAAATGCCAATAAAAAGATACTGGGGAAAATTAAAGATTGGAAGAATTAAGGAAGAGCCAGAGTTTGTAAATTTAGTTTTTGTTGATTTGGGAGGTTTATATACAACAACAGACAAACAATCCCCAATTATGACTCCTAAAGTTTTAGAAAAGACATTTGAGGAAATTAACGATTCAGATATGATTATACACGTAATTGATGGTAGCGTTGGATTACTGAGAAGTTTTGAGAAACTCCACCACCTGTTAAAATTCAGATACCAAAAACCTATTATAGTAGTAATCAATAAATGTGATTTATTAAATGATAGTGATAAAGAAAATTTAAAGAACTATGTTGAAAGAAGAATAAAAAATACGCCAATATTTGTATCAGCAAAAACTTTTGAAGGGATTCCTGAATTGTTAGAGATAATTATTAAGTATTTGAAAAGGTGA
- the sepF gene encoding cell division protein SepF, giving the protein MIEKLKKLLGKKDNFSTPAPVSIDDYLGEIEEIPITPVEEEKLTIKVCSIEDEKDAVSAIVMAEAGYIVIAKTPNLEKEIDDEFIEIIKKMRNEIIKFGGNLIILGDEHLLITPKNVVIEKLIKEKKEQSNATKENKEINEEKEENNG; this is encoded by the coding sequence ATGATAGAAAAATTGAAAAAACTTTTAGGAAAGAAAGATAACTTTTCTACTCCAGCTCCAGTATCTATAGATGATTATTTAGGAGAAATTGAGGAAATTCCCATAACTCCAGTTGAAGAAGAAAAATTGACAATAAAAGTTTGCAGTATTGAAGATGAAAAAGATGCTGTAAGTGCCATAGTAATGGCTGAAGCTGGATATATTGTTATAGCAAAAACTCCTAATTTAGAAAAAGAGATTGATGATGAATTTATTGAGATTATTAAAAAGATGAGAAATGAGATTATAAAATTTGGAGGAAACTTAATTATTTTGGGTGATGAACATTTATTAATAACTCCAAAAAATGTTGTTATAGAAAAACTTATTAAAGAAAAGAAAGAACAGAGCAATGCTACAAAAGAAAATAAAGAAATAAATGAAGAAAAAGAAGAGAACAATGGATAA
- a CDS encoding AAA domain-containing protein, whose amino-acid sequence MVNNILSKYKDRLINIRKNNKALNLNKITRKYFDLLEIFELEKITCEDKEIAFKLEKICEDIINNIIDKKEMALIKIETFKNTPTETNLKRRAIEEAIFKKLRKVDQEADLIKRTSGIHAEFIGYPFIEGKINDLTIKAPLFLFPVDLVADRKKQEIKMIPEKDIDIQINKTLLFAIEKYVGRSIDENAQEEMLNIISDKKLSLNERIKKIVEILSKYIDISNELPDLVVERFSDKKYEKNVFRIRNYMVLGIFIQFSSAIAKDYDKLMELDDLGLIDYLLGGNDSEDFKEMNIDRISEMEKYFVSDIDPSQEESILSFVKSNLKGIVIHGPPGTGKSQTIVNLISQFVKDRKKVLMVCQKKTALDVVKNRLEAVGIKNAILIEDYERDRNAALKLMKMIIENLRYDIYDESKLKKINKEIDEKIKELNEIKEILSKKWECGLSLSELYRRNKNKDDIIKDDTLAKVLLSLDYETLEDSLKELEEFIEYTKYDQNIMKIRKDWKDLSYSDKEKIEESLKQLIQLNETIEQFKILNEDKHNLLSKTYGHIEDIQRLIELLNKIKPEYQIPENKISYFERQLKMLDNLKIPDNSQIFYYELKQNENYLITYDNFLKQSFISKFISKLFNSEIKNSERIVKELENKSNMEFKKLYEVYKILKSLEDIFDIPEKLTKDIVEELKEKKLNEILIWKTYYLLKSKFKLPELLNNETEILKILKELKEFGELYPRYQQTLETLSNYFDNIETLDDNQLTEILRYMSEFDDIKYYDMQKNELQKEHWKLTLLDYLGKYSKDKILNTYYYCWITKIESKPDVFKVIKKIDNYENIRKRLMELYSQKFQETREYLKSILNDVQISGEARRKIPYEADKKRRRKPLKEILENYLEDVLNIVPIWLTTPDVVSAIFPLKKGLFDVVIFDEASQMPVEYALPSLYRAKRFVVAGDEKQLPPTDFFKATFDEDEEEEDIEELNVKSLLDLCKGRCPTVLLSYHYRSKYEEIINFSNYAFYNGKIAVAPNKDKGKPFEFIKVNGIWKNRKNYEEARAVVEKVYELLKENPEKSIGIITFNAEQRDLIYEMFDKKAMENDEFRELYEKSLNLKKDGEDVGLFVRNIENVQGDERDIIIFSTGYAKDKDGKLRYNFGPLNRAGGENRLNVAITRAKEKVIIITSIEPEELKVENTKNEGPKLLKKYLQYAKAIANNDYATAEIILKSLCNVDKVKELKFDSPFEEDVYNELTKRGYIVDTQVGCSRYRIDLAIKHPKEDRYILGIECDGATYHSSRSAKERDLYRQKFLEMKGWKIIRIWSRNWWKDKEKEIERIENEIKRILSNNA is encoded by the coding sequence ATGGTAAATAACATATTATCCAAATATAAGGACAGGTTAATAAATATAAGAAAAAACAATAAAGCACTTAATTTAAATAAAATAACAAGAAAATATTTTGATTTGTTGGAAATATTTGAATTAGAAAAAATAACATGTGAAGATAAAGAAATAGCATTTAAATTAGAAAAAATCTGTGAAGACATAATAAACAATATTATTGATAAAAAAGAGATGGCATTAATTAAAATTGAAACATTTAAAAATACACCAACAGAAACAAATTTAAAAAGGAGGGCAATTGAAGAAGCAATATTTAAGAAATTAAGAAAAGTAGACCAAGAAGCTGATTTAATAAAACGAACAAGTGGGATACACGCTGAATTTATTGGATATCCATTTATTGAAGGGAAAATAAATGATTTAACCATTAAAGCACCATTATTTTTGTTTCCAGTAGATTTAGTTGCAGATAGAAAGAAACAAGAAATCAAAATGATTCCAGAAAAAGATATAGACATTCAAATAAATAAAACTCTACTTTTTGCTATTGAAAAATACGTGGGGAGAAGTATCGATGAAAATGCACAGGAAGAGATGTTAAATATAATCTCAGACAAAAAACTTAGCTTAAATGAGAGAATTAAGAAAATAGTTGAGATACTATCAAAATATATTGATATTTCGAATGAACTACCAGATTTAGTGGTTGAAAGATTCTCAGATAAAAAATATGAAAAGAACGTATTTAGAATAAGAAACTACATGGTTTTAGGAATTTTTATTCAATTCTCAAGTGCAATAGCAAAGGACTATGATAAACTTATGGAATTAGATGATTTAGGATTAATAGATTATTTACTTGGTGGAAATGACTCTGAAGATTTTAAAGAAATGAATATAGACAGAATTAGTGAAATGGAAAAATATTTTGTCTCTGATATAGACCCAAGCCAGGAGGAAAGTATATTATCATTTGTCAAATCAAATCTTAAAGGAATTGTTATTCACGGACCTCCAGGGACTGGAAAATCCCAGACAATAGTTAATCTAATTAGTCAGTTTGTTAAAGATAGAAAGAAGGTTTTAATGGTATGTCAAAAGAAAACAGCATTAGATGTTGTAAAGAATAGGTTAGAGGCCGTTGGAATTAAAAATGCTATCTTAATTGAAGATTATGAGAGGGATAGGAATGCTGCCCTTAAATTAATGAAAATGATTATTGAAAACCTAAGATATGATATTTACGATGAATCAAAATTAAAAAAGATAAATAAAGAAATTGATGAAAAGATAAAAGAATTGAATGAAATAAAAGAGATTTTAAGTAAAAAATGGGAATGTGGATTGTCTCTTTCTGAATTATATAGAAGAAACAAAAATAAAGATGATATTATAAAAGATGATACACTCGCTAAAGTCCTTCTATCGTTAGATTACGAAACACTTGAAGATTCATTGAAGGAATTAGAAGAGTTCATTGAATATACGAAATACGACCAAAATATTATGAAAATTAGAAAAGATTGGAAAGATTTATCATACTCGGATAAAGAAAAAATAGAAGAATCATTAAAACAATTAATTCAATTAAATGAAACTATTGAACAATTTAAAATATTAAATGAAGATAAACATAACTTATTATCCAAAACTTACGGTCATATTGAAGATATACAAAGATTAATAGAACTTCTCAATAAGATAAAGCCAGAATACCAAATTCCAGAAAATAAGATATCTTATTTTGAAAGACAGTTAAAGATGTTAGACAATCTAAAAATTCCAGATAATTCACAAATTTTCTATTATGAATTAAAACAGAATGAAAACTACTTAATAACTTATGATAACTTCTTGAAGCAATCGTTTATATCAAAATTCATCTCTAAGCTATTCAATTCAGAAATTAAAAATTCTGAAAGAATTGTTAAAGAATTGGAAAATAAATCAAATATGGAATTTAAAAAACTCTATGAAGTTTATAAAATATTAAAGTCATTGGAGGATATCTTTGATATTCCAGAAAAACTAACCAAAGATATAGTTGAAGAATTGAAAGAAAAGAAATTAAATGAAATATTAATTTGGAAAACATACTATTTGTTAAAGTCTAAGTTTAAACTTCCAGAATTACTAAACAATGAAACAGAGATTTTAAAAATACTAAAGGAATTAAAAGAATTTGGAGAGCTGTATCCAAGATACCAGCAAACATTGGAAACTTTATCTAATTATTTCGACAACATTGAAACATTGGATGATAATCAGCTAACGGAAATTCTAAGATACATGAGTGAATTTGATGATATAAAATACTACGATATGCAAAAAAACGAACTACAAAAAGAACATTGGAAATTAACATTGTTGGATTACTTAGGCAAATATTCCAAAGATAAAATCCTAAATACTTACTACTACTGCTGGATTACCAAAATAGAAAGTAAGCCAGATGTTTTTAAAGTTATCAAAAAAATAGATAACTATGAAAATATCAGAAAAAGATTAATGGAGCTTTATTCACAAAAATTCCAAGAAACGAGAGAATATTTAAAATCAATATTAAATGATGTCCAAATTAGTGGTGAAGCCAGAAGAAAAATACCCTATGAAGCAGATAAAAAGAGACGAAGAAAACCACTAAAAGAAATCTTAGAAAACTATTTAGAAGATGTTTTAAATATAGTCCCTATTTGGCTAACTACTCCAGATGTAGTTTCTGCAATCTTTCCATTGAAAAAAGGATTATTTGATGTTGTTATATTTGATGAAGCTTCTCAAATGCCAGTAGAGTATGCATTACCTTCATTGTATAGGGCAAAGAGGTTTGTTGTTGCTGGAGATGAAAAACAACTGCCGCCAACTGACTTCTTTAAAGCAACATTTGATGAGGATGAAGAAGAGGAAGATATTGAAGAACTCAATGTAAAATCATTATTAGATTTATGCAAAGGAAGATGTCCAACTGTATTACTATCTTATCACTACAGGTCAAAGTATGAAGAGATTATAAACTTCTCCAACTACGCATTTTATAATGGAAAAATTGCAGTTGCACCAAACAAAGATAAAGGAAAGCCATTTGAATTTATAAAAGTTAATGGAATTTGGAAGAATAGAAAGAACTATGAAGAAGCAAGAGCAGTTGTTGAAAAAGTTTATGAATTATTAAAAGAGAATCCAGAAAAATCAATTGGAATAATTACTTTTAATGCAGAACAGAGAGATTTAATTTATGAAATGTTTGATAAAAAGGCAATGGAAAATGATGAATTTAGAGAATTATATGAAAAATCATTAAACCTTAAAAAAGATGGGGAAGACGTTGGATTGTTTGTTAGAAATATTGAAAATGTGCAAGGAGATGAGAGGGATATAATTATATTCTCAACTGGCTATGCAAAAGATAAAGATGGAAAATTGAGATATAACTTCGGCCCATTAAACAGAGCTGGAGGAGAAAATAGGCTGAATGTTGCAATAACAAGGGCAAAAGAAAAAGTAATAATAATAACATCAATAGAGCCAGAGGAATTAAAAGTTGAAAACACAAAGAATGAAGGGCCGAAATTACTTAAAAAATATCTACAGTATGCAAAAGCAATTGCAAATAATGATTATGCTACTGCTGAAATTATATTGAAGTCGTTATGTAATGTTGATAAAGTAAAAGAGTTGAAGTTTGATAGTCCATTTGAAGAGGATGTCTATAATGAACTAACAAAAAGAGGATATATTGTTGATACTCAAGTTGGATGTTCAAGATATAGAATTGATTTAGCCATAAAGCATCCTAAAGAAGATAGATATATTTTAGGAATAGAATGTGATGGAGCAACATATCACAGCTCAAGAAGTGCAAAGGAAAGAGATTTATATAGGCAGAAATTCTTAGAAATGAAGGGATGGAAGATAATAAGAATTTGGAGTAGAAATTGGTGGAAAGACAAAGAGAAAGAAATTGAAAGAATTGAAAATGAAATAAAAAGAATTTTAAGTAATAATGCTTAA
- a CDS encoding IS6 family transposase: MKLAIDVIKERIEEKKLFKRNRKSIEVKILAGLLYYLGLSLRKTRLFLSPFESISHESVRVYYHKIKEVLNEPKRGVRNLIAIDETKLKFGDKTIYVWSAIDVESKECLGVYISKTRNYLDTILFVRGILKFCSNKPKILVDGGRWYPWALQKLGLKFERVRFGLRNCVESFFSLLKRRTKAFFNRFPNNSKFDTVISWIKSFMMFYNWILSIT, from the coding sequence ATGAAGCTCGCAATAGATGTAATAAAGGAGAGAATCGAAGAGAAGAAGCTTTTTAAGAGGAATAGGAAGTCGATAGAAGTTAAAATCTTAGCAGGGCTTTTATACTACCTCGGGTTATCGTTGAGGAAGACGAGGTTATTTCTCTCCCCATTCGAAAGTATAAGCCACGAGTCAGTTAGAGTTTATTATCACAAGATTAAAGAAGTCTTAAACGAACCTAAGAGGGGTGTAAGAAACCTAATTGCAATAGACGAGACTAAACTAAAATTTGGAGATAAGACTATTTACGTATGGTCTGCTATTGACGTTGAATCGAAGGAATGCTTGGGAGTTTATATATCAAAAACAAGAAATTACCTCGATACTATATTATTCGTTAGGGGTATATTAAAATTTTGCTCGAATAAGCCTAAAATTTTGGTTGATGGTGGGAGATGGTATCCGTGGGCGTTGCAGAAGTTGGGCTTAAAATTTGAAAGAGTCCGATTCGGACTGAGAAATTGTGTAGAAAGCTTCTTCTCACTGCTTAAACGAAGAACAAAAGCATTCTTTAATAGATTCCCTAATAATAGTAAGTTCGATACGGTTATTAGTTGGATAAAGAGCTTCATGATGTTCTACAATTGGATACTATCAATAACTTGA